TTTGCATCACACATAAGTGCAATTCTGCAACCTAAGGAAGTACTTAAGACAGCACATGTTTTCATCTACAGCAAGTAGGGTCATTGCAGTGCACTTAGCCAGATGCATATATGGCTCATATTTCATAAGAACTCTTGAACCATATTTTAAGAAAACTACATTTAACAAATGAAGGGTTTATGTAGAGTACCTGCCAGGGACAAATGTGAAAGAGCCCTCTATGGAACCTAAAGAAGTTGGTAGAGGCGTGCAACTCTCGTAAACAAATTCTTTCTCACCTGGAAGCAATAGCGGGTACTGCAAACATATAAAACGATAATAAGATCTTGAACAACTGTCAAAAAATGTTAACTTTGATGCTGTGCTTGGTTTATATTATGAATCAATAAATGACAATAGACCTACAGGTTTTTAAGTGGACCAAGAAGTTGATATCAATAATTTTGAATAAGGTGAATTTTTCATGTCATGATAGTGATTGTTTTCCTGGTTCATTTCATACTAGGACTGTTGATCAGGCCTTGCTGAGCTGGGCTGGGACTTGCCTAAGCTCAGCATACCAGTAATTCCTTCATCTTCTGCCAGAGCAGGGCCAAACCAGAAACTGATGGATTGTTCTCAGTAAACTAGTTCTATGTTTCAGCAACAAAATGTCATCAAATTTTGATTCACAAATAGAAAACGTAAGGTATTTTGGTCAGGGACCATTAAAGAAACCATTCGATTAAGCTTTTTAATTTCCATCAAGTACACTTTTGTTCTGCCATTGGACACCTGATCTAGCATTTTAGCAAGCTGTCTACATCATCTCCAACACAACAAGACTAATCAGGTTTCTGTTTCTTCTCTTTTGCTAACTAGTAAATCACTTTTTTGTATTGGTAAGTTATGCACAAGGAAGCACGAACACCGATACGACACGACACAAGATAAAGTGACCCAGAAATTTCTAAAAAACCAGGACACAACACAAGGGGATATggaaattgattaattaatatttatttttaggtctatattttttttttttggacataattcatgtttattttcgatttttaaaaaaagtagcaaatatcaaaatatttgaaaacatatctcaaaataatttaaaagcaATAATAGATAGCAAAGAAGTAAAACTATacacaaaaaaatgaattttcagTAACCATCTTACCtacaaattattcaaattaaaaaataaataaaacaatatagctaataataaccttaACAATAACTTTCtacattataataattaataaataaataaattctaacCCATCAAATACTAACATAACTAACAGGACCATCATTTATTAATAAGTGATCATTTTAATCATAACTTATACtttttaacaattaaaatatatatttaacaataaattaaagattaaacTTATAACCCATGGCATCAGAACTGCAAGTATTGTAAAGATTTATAGGATTCATGTGGATATCAAAAATTGCGTTTTTGATGATATTATTGGCAATTGTGCCCCAAAGTATTAAGTCTGAATTAATTTCAACCACacccacagagagagagagagaagctatCATTACTATAAGATTCTTTCAAAAAGGTAAGAATTAGATTACCCATTCAGATCAAGCTTACACTAAATAACAAGTGGgaattaagcaaaaaaaataaataaataaataaatgattaaatGGATTTCTACCTGTCCTATTACAGCTTCAGCATTAACATCAGATTCTACACGGTCATTAGCATGAATGATCCAATGCCTCCACTGCAGTTGGCATGAGCTGAAGGGTATTCCATTAATGACACATCCTTCACGCAGAAGGGACATGCGGATTGAATAAGAAAATGTATACTTTCTACGCTCATTTGGAAGGTCAGCAAACTCTGGAACAAACACCGCAGAAGCACGAACCTTCAGTGAAAATCATTTGTGATTAGTTTTCATATAACAATAGAGGAGCTGACAGTAGTTGTAGTGGTAATGCAATTAGCAATAAGAATCACAACTTAACAACTTCTACCAGACAAGAATGAAAAGACCAATGATAAAAGAGTAGAGTAGTTCTTTGATACTTACATATTTCCCAAACCCTATCTTATGACTTCTTCTAGCATCTAGATAAgctaaaaaatttcttttcttttcttttttattagtaaGCCAACACCTTGTTGTGTTGAAAATCCCACACATTTCTTCTTATGAGAATGCTTTTAAAATGACTCAATTCACTATAATCAAGGACTGCTCCAGCTGAGCATAAATTCCAGTAATTTAAAAACAACTGAACACCTTTCTTTTCTCCATAAAACCATCCCAAATGTTCAATGAATTTTCTCAAAACTTTAACAGAAGGGATCATTTCATGTGTGTATCATCCTCTCCTACTTAAAATTCTGACCCGTAAAAACTGCTCTTTACCCTTCAGGGCACATGGTGGTTGTTACATGCTAACCATACAAATATGGTGAAGCGTGTTTTAAGAGTTCCCTTCTTACAGATTCCCATAACAAGCGATTAAAGCATATACCATGTAACACGAGACAAGGTGAACAATTCTTATCTGCTATCCAAAGAAAGATTTATAAATATAGAGGGGGTGGTGCTGGAACCAGCAGATAGCTCTGATTCCTGCCTGAAATTCACTTCCAGCCAAGGTAACACCAAATGCCTTTAAAGAGCAAAATTGAAGTCCTATCAAGCCACTTGATTACACAGCATAGACATCATCCCCCTTTTAGCCAATGGCAATGATGAAGTTTGTCAAAAGAATAGGTTTTAAGAACCTGAACCCATGAGAACGTTATTCCCATGCCAGGGCCTATATGACAAAGCCAAATTTGTACATTCTAACATGCCTCAGCAGATTAATCAATCATTACACTTCCTATTTTACTCATTGtgccaaaacaaaagaataaaaggatAAAATATGCAGGTTCTAAGTTTTGACTTACTTTCACCCCATTGGTTATAGCAGTGGAACAGAATGGAGGTTCCTCTGGAAACAGACTGATACTTCTGGTTCCTCTTTCTTCACGAAGTTTAATCATACCATTCTCTAAGCGGCGTGCATGTTCTTCTAACCATAGCAGCATTGCGTCCTGCTGCTGATCACCATTGGAATCATGCACTGAACTTATTAATGCATTTGGTACACATGGAATCATTTCTCCCTCAGTTCCAAGATTCACAGTACCAACATGGAGTTGACCAGTGGTACAGTCGAGGAAAAAAAACTTCTCGGATTCTGTATAGGAAGCAGCCACAACAATATACTTAGATCTGCTGGACAAACCAATCTGTCGCATGATTGCCTTCGTGTTTAAAACCGCCTCGTTTAAAGGTAACAAAAACACATTTACCAAGTGGGTATAAAATGAATAGCCACCTATGAGGCCCAATAAACTTCCACCTGCACTTCCTGAAGATTTTTCGGCCTTCAATTCTTGACCATCACAAAAACGATAGAGGATCCTCGTGGGAAGAGGCAATTTCACTTTCAAGATCCTCTCTGACTTTTGAATCTCAACTTCTGATACACCCTTGCGAAGTGTAGCCTCAGCTTCCGGAAAATTAATGGACAACCAGTTCTTAAGTCTCCCCCAACATCTTTTAACTCGCATGACAAGCGGCCAAGGATACATACTGAAAGCTTCTCGCCATGCTTGATAACATGCCTAGAGAGAGACAGGTAGAGGTAagtcaagaaaagaaaaaaactactTCTTGAAATGATTTTATGATACAACACAACTCAATAGAGCATACTACTAATATAATACTTTAaaccagaaaaataaataaataaataaaaagagagagagagagagagagagagagagtgagtgaagTTGACTGTACATTGACATAAAAATTACTGCGTGTAACCCAGAAAATGGCCCTCATAATTGCGTGGGAGACCCCAATATATCCAGTTTGGTACTTGACAATCATTttccaacaaaataatttcattgaaCTTAAAAACATATTGACCACCAGAAATTTATCTGTACACTGATGGTATAATCAATCAATATGTCTGTCTAGCTCAAGATAAGGAAGTGAGAAATATATGATGATATAGCATTGACTCTTACGAATTTTACTCAGGCAGTCATGTAAGCCAATTTTCTGACATACACATTTTTCAGTTATTTCAGTAAAGCAGTAAGCAATTTCTCAAGCCCACTCCCCACTCAcctttaaactaaaaaaaacccaatttgatgaaaatgaaATCAACAGCTTTTCTCTCAAATGGGTACCCCATGAAatcaaaaaaacataaaaaagggACCCTTTAAAGTTAAACATTTCTTTCCAATAAACTTTGTGCCAGTAAAGTTCTAGTCGAGGTCTATACTTGTAATTCTCCGTTGCTGTCATTTGACAAAGAAttatctatcttttttttttccaaacgtCAAAATCATTCTAAGATATACACACTCAAAAAGaaacacctaaaaaaaattacaaattcactttttttttttcaatttctcccaaatccccccccccctcacaattttattcaaatactGAAATTGAACAAAGAATTCAACTTGTTGGTTTCATACTTCATTACCcagataaaaaaaagaaagctttaCATTCCAATTGACATACATAATATAAAAACAGAAATTGGAATACAAAAACCCTAGTAATGAACGAATGAAAATTGGGGAAGATGGCAAAATGGGCATTGgggaaaaagcaaaaaaagaggTTCTAACCTTGAAAGAAGGGGTGGGGTTTCCAAGAGGATCAATGGGTTCATTGAGATCGAGTTCTTGGGAGCAAAATTTGGACCAGAGGATGTCTTCAGAGGCCGAAGACTTGAGCTTGTTGCTGACACAGGCAGCTATGGCTGTGTCTTTGGGAGTTAAGTTGGATAGAATTGTGTGTAGGACTAGACCTCCCACTGTTTCCAAAtccatctctttctttctctctttgctttcactgtgtctgtgtttgtggctttttctttttttttttacatgtttcGCTATGAGACAACAGGGTTTTGTTTCGTGTATGTTTTCGCCCTTTTGGGCTTAAACTGAGTTTTGGGAGTGCGTTGGTGACGAAAGATTGAAGAAACAACAACGTGAGTTTTGTTGTCCTGATCGTAAGATGTTGTTTGGTAATTATAAGGACACTTGTCGATCTATCGTTGTCCGCCACACGTGTGAGAATAACCGCTCCTTAAAATAGGAAATAGAATAACTACTCCTATCTAAGGATATTATATGGAAGCACTCGTCAACAtgacccatatatatatatatatatatttaataaatttaaaaataattattaatgagaaaaaaaaaattaaattctcatataaattgaaataaaaatattttataaaattcatattacATTTAGATAAGCCTTACTTTTGTaattttgacacaaaaattgtaaatggagtcattttatttttttggattagcTAGATATGAGTACTTTCATATAACATCCTTTCTTAAATCTCTGATAGCCATAATTTCCTATGACTAATTGCTAATATTAGTAAATAATTTATGGagaaaatatcaagaaaaaataaacataaagaaGAATTAGGGGGTGTGCATTTCTAGATAAGTTACactcaataaatatatatatatatatatgggttatgctaacgagtgtccttaggACATTgattaagaatccagttaaagaaagtttttatggaagaaaaaaaaaacaattaatgttttgacagcttttttcatttcacataaaaatgatgttaaaattttcctaaaatgaattattaatcaaGACtttaagggcactcgttagtattttcctatatatataggGGATAAGCGCAAAAAAGCATGCCTATTGTGAATGCACCTTGCTTTAGAGGCAAAAAATGGAGCCTTAAGGCTTTGCACTTAAGCGCTCCTTTACTAGCTAAACTTTCTATTACTCTTAATactagtttctttttcttttcttttctttttttactttttttttttttttaagagtaagtGATAGTAGACTTTATTCATTCAATAGCATGCTAtacaatggaaaaaaaaaataatggccTCCTCATTCTCTTATAAAACATAACAAGAGTTAGAGTAACACGATTACATCTTAAAGGAATAGTAACAAATGATATACTAACAAATTTTTCATAAATCAACTTAATATCCTTCAAGATCCAACCATTTCTAAAGAACACATCCTATCCAAAAAGggggtgaattttttttttttaaataaataatttcaacctatggtgtccACTCTTaataattactctttattatcatatcaaaataccaattggtttttggtataggcgaaGATTGGacttcagatctcttatttaaccattagagattttaccagttaagctaactagAACTCACAATTGCTTTTTAGTTATTAATGAAATTGtagtttataaataaataaataaaaaatcaattaaaccttataactttcaagtttattcagtTTAGGCCTTCTAGtcaatgtaaaaataaaaataaaaagctccatttttatgttattttttttaattttttttataattttatatttaaatataataagctccattttttttttatattaggcTTCCT
The Quercus lobata isolate SW786 chromosome 10, ValleyOak3.0 Primary Assembly, whole genome shotgun sequence DNA segment above includes these coding regions:
- the LOC115965703 gene encoding F-box protein SKIP16 isoform X4 — translated: MDLETVGGLVLHTILSNLTPKDTAIAACVSNKLKSSASEDILWSKFCSQELDLNEPIDPLGNPTPSFKACYQAWREAFSMYPWPLVMRVKRCWGRLKNWLSINFPEAEATLRKGVSEVEIQKSERILKVKLPLPTRILYRFCDGQELKAEKSSGSAGGSLLGLIGGYSFYTHLVNVFLLPLNEAVLNTKAIMRQIGLSSRSKYIVVAASYTESEKFFFLDCTTGQLHVGTVNLGTEGEMIPCVPNALISSVHDSNGDQQQDAMLLWLEEHARRLENGMIKLREERGTRSISLFPEEPPFCSTAITNGVKVRASAVFVPEFADLPNERRKYTFSYSIRMSLLREGCVINGIPFSSCQLQWRHWIIHANDRVESDVNAEAVIGQYPLLLPGEKEFVYESCTPLPTSLGSIEGSFTFVPGR
- the LOC115965703 gene encoding F-box protein SKIP16 isoform X3; amino-acid sequence: MDLETVGGLVLHTILSNLTPKDTAIAACVSNKLKSSASEDILWSKFCSQELDLNEPIDPLGNPTPSFKACYQAWREAFSMYPWPLVMRVKRCWGRLKNWLSINFPEAEATLRKGVSEVEIQKSERILKVKLPLPTRILYRFCDGQELKAEKSSGSAGGSLLGLIGGYSFYTHLVNVFLLPLNEAVLNTKAIMRQIGLSSRSKYIVVAASYTESEKFFFLDCTTGQLHVGTVNLGTEGEMIPCVPNALISSVHDSNGDQQQDAMLLWLEEHARRLENGMIKLREERGTRSISLFPEEPPFCSTAITNGVKVRASAVFVPEFADLPNERRKYTFSYSIRMSLLREGCVINGIPFSSCQLQWRHWIIHANDRVESDVNAEAVIGQYPLLLPGEKEFVYESCTPLPTSLGSIEGSFTFVPGSSSN
- the LOC115965703 gene encoding F-box protein SKIP16 isoform X2; protein product: MDLETVGGLVLHTILSNLTPKDTAIAACVSNKLKSSASEDILWSKFCSQELDLNEPIDPLGNPTPSFKACYQAWREAFSMYPWPLVMRVKRCWGRLKNWLSINFPEAEATLRKGVSEVEIQKSERILKVKLPLPTRILYRFCDGQELKAEKSSGSAGGSLLGLIGGYSFYTHLVNVFLLPLNEAVLNTKAIMRQIGLSSRSKYIVVAASYTESEKFFFLDCTTGQLHVGTVNLGTEGEMIPCVPNALISSVHDSNGDQQQDAMLLWLEEHARRLENGMIKLREERGTRSISLFPEEPPFCSTAITNGVKVRASAVFVPEFADLPNERRKYTFSYSIRMSLLREGCVINGIPFSSCQLQWRHWIIHANDRVESDVNAEAVIGQYPLLLPGEKEFVYESCTPLPTSLGSIEGSFTFVPGRLADPKGAPFEVEVARFPLQLPDYIF
- the LOC115965703 gene encoding F-box protein SKIP16 isoform X1, whose translation is MDLETVGGLVLHTILSNLTPKDTAIAACVSNKLKSSASEDILWSKFCSQELDLNEPIDPLGNPTPSFKACYQAWREAFSMYPWPLVMRVKRCWGRLKNWLSINFPEAEATLRKGVSEVEIQKSERILKVKLPLPTRILYRFCDGQELKAEKSSGSAGGSLLGLIGGYSFYTHLVNVFLLPLNEAVLNTKAIMRQIGLSSRSKYIVVAASYTESEKFFFLDCTTGQLHVGTVNLGTEGEMIPCVPNALISSVHDSNGDQQQDAMLLWLEEHARRLENGMIKLREERGTRSISLFPEEPPFCSTAITNGVKVRASAVFVPEFADLPNERRKYTFSYSIRMSLLREGCVINGIPFSSCQLQWRHWIIHANDRVESDVNAEAVIGQYPLLLPGEKEFVYESCTPLPTSLGSIEGSFTFVPGRLVDPKGAPFEVEVARFPLQLPDYIF